In Amycolatopsis sulphurea, one genomic interval encodes:
- a CDS encoding Vms1/Ankzf1 family peptidyl-tRNA hydrolase has protein sequence MDTADLRTLLTGGPFASVHFDETHDTEDAGQQLRLHLKEITAALNEQDADRPTVDAVLHAAETGQPPVGRAGRSLVAARGTVLLDQRLAAPPPAGETRYSALPYFLPALTHAEDATTHLVVLVDRTGADIETHRPDGSVETETVRGRDHPVHKVRGGGAGHRDVQSRAEETAHRNLAEVADRVSKAAERLHPRVIVLAGEVQARTELHDRLPAPVRPHTAEVDTGSRAPGAGRAELDRAIRELLAGQYLAELDDLAERFRAEAAREPGLAVAGLPAVTAALVEANVTTLLVGDPGDARVYTGAEPGQIGVHRSRLRALGADDPVEHRADEALPYAAVAAGADVVVMDERLDLADGFGALLRHS, from the coding sequence ATGGACACAGCCGACCTACGCACTTTGCTGACCGGCGGCCCGTTCGCCTCGGTACACTTCGACGAAACACACGACACCGAAGACGCCGGCCAGCAATTGCGCTTGCATCTCAAGGAAATCACCGCAGCGCTCAACGAGCAGGACGCCGACCGGCCGACCGTCGACGCCGTCCTGCACGCGGCGGAGACCGGGCAGCCCCCGGTCGGGCGCGCCGGACGCAGCCTCGTCGCCGCCCGCGGCACGGTCCTGCTCGACCAGCGGCTCGCCGCCCCACCACCGGCCGGGGAAACGCGATACTCGGCACTCCCGTACTTCCTGCCCGCCTTGACCCATGCCGAGGACGCCACCACGCACCTGGTGGTCCTCGTCGACCGCACCGGCGCCGACATCGAGACGCATCGGCCCGACGGCAGCGTGGAAACCGAGACCGTGCGGGGGCGGGACCATCCCGTGCACAAGGTCCGTGGCGGCGGCGCGGGACACCGGGACGTCCAGTCGCGCGCCGAGGAGACCGCGCACCGCAACCTCGCCGAGGTCGCCGACCGGGTCTCGAAGGCCGCCGAACGCCTCCACCCGCGGGTGATCGTACTGGCCGGCGAAGTCCAGGCACGCACCGAACTCCACGACCGGCTGCCCGCACCCGTCCGCCCGCACACCGCCGAAGTGGACACCGGCAGCCGAGCCCCGGGTGCCGGGCGGGCGGAACTCGACCGTGCGATCCGCGAACTGCTCGCCGGGCAGTATCTGGCCGAACTCGACGACCTCGCCGAACGCTTCCGCGCGGAGGCGGCGCGCGAGCCCGGCCTGGCCGTCGCCGGCCTACCGGCCGTCACCGCAGCGCTGGTGGAGGCGAACGTGACCACCCTGCTCGTCGGCGATCCCGGGGACGCCCGGGTCTACACCGGCGCGGAACCGGGCCAGATCGGAGTACACCGGTCCCGTCTCCGGGCACTCGGCGCCGACGACCCGGTCGAGCATCGCGCGGACGAGGCCCTGCCCTACGCCGCCGTCGCGGCCGGCGCGGATGTCGTCGTCATGGACGAACGCCTCGATCTCGCCGACGGTTTCGGCGCGCTGTTGCGACATTCCTGA
- a CDS encoding NAD(P)/FAD-dependent oxidoreductase, whose amino-acid sequence MRIVIIGGGFAGYHAAETLLRTLRDRAEIVVVNPTDYFLYLPLLPEVAAGIVEPRHVAVSIPDTLHGVRLVLGTATSVDFDAGAVTYVDPEYRERKLSYDRLILAAGSVTKLLPIPGIAEYAHGFRGLPEALYLRDHVTRQIELAATTDDPAERDARCTFVVVGAGYTGTEVAAQGPAFTAALARRHPELDGQPIRWLLLDVAERVLPGLDRRLGETADRVLRERGVDVRMKTSVDEAGRGGVTLTTGAAVPTRTLVWCVGVRPDPLVSELGLETAHGRLVVTPELNVPGRADVFACGDAAAVPDLARPGETTPMTAQHAQRQGKLAARNVAASLGSGRLRRYRHHDLGFAVDLGAGQGAANPLHVPLAGLPARLVTRGYHLLALPGNRLRTAADWAGEAIGRRQTVQLGLVRSGAVPLDTASPELPRTR is encoded by the coding sequence ATGCGCATCGTGATCATCGGTGGCGGGTTCGCCGGCTACCACGCCGCGGAGACGCTGCTGCGGACGCTCCGCGACCGCGCCGAAATCGTCGTGGTCAACCCCACCGACTACTTCCTCTACCTGCCGCTGCTGCCCGAGGTGGCGGCCGGGATCGTCGAACCCCGCCATGTCGCGGTGTCCATTCCGGACACCCTGCACGGGGTACGGCTGGTACTGGGCACCGCCACCTCGGTCGACTTCGACGCCGGTGCGGTCACCTACGTCGATCCGGAGTACCGGGAACGGAAGCTGAGCTACGACCGGCTGATCCTGGCCGCGGGCAGTGTGACCAAGCTGCTGCCCATCCCGGGCATCGCCGAGTACGCGCACGGATTCCGCGGCCTGCCCGAAGCGCTCTACCTCCGTGATCACGTGACCCGGCAGATCGAACTCGCCGCCACCACCGACGATCCGGCCGAGCGCGACGCCCGGTGCACGTTCGTCGTGGTCGGTGCCGGTTACACCGGAACGGAGGTCGCCGCGCAGGGTCCCGCGTTCACCGCCGCGCTCGCACGACGGCACCCCGAACTCGACGGGCAGCCGATCCGCTGGCTGTTACTGGACGTCGCCGAACGGGTGCTGCCCGGCCTGGACCGGCGGCTCGGTGAGACGGCGGACCGGGTACTGCGCGAACGCGGCGTCGACGTCCGGATGAAAACCTCCGTGGACGAGGCCGGCAGGGGCGGGGTCACCCTCACCACCGGTGCCGCGGTGCCGACGCGGACGCTCGTGTGGTGCGTCGGCGTCCGGCCCGACCCACTGGTCTCCGAACTCGGCCTGGAGACCGCGCACGGCAGGCTGGTGGTCACCCCGGAACTGAACGTACCGGGCCGGGCGGACGTCTTCGCCTGCGGGGACGCCGCGGCGGTGCCCGACCTCGCCCGCCCCGGCGAAACCACCCCGATGACCGCGCAACACGCGCAACGGCAAGGAAAACTCGCCGCCCGCAACGTCGCCGCGTCGCTCGGCTCCGGCCGCCTGCGCCGATACCGGCATCACGACCTCGGCTTCGCGGTCGACCTCGGCGCCGGGCAGGGCGCGGCCAACCCCCTGCACGTGCCGCTGGCCGGCCTGCCCGCCCGTCTCGTGACCCGCGGTTACCACCTGCTCGCCCTTCCGGGGAACCGCCTGCGCACGGCCGCGGACTGGGCTGGGGAGGCGATCGGCCGGCGGCAGACCGTCCAGCTCGGCCTCGTCCGCTCCGGCGCGGTCCCGTTGGACACCGCCTCGCCCGAACTGCCGCGAACCCGCTGA